Proteins encoded in a region of the Haloarcula sp. CBA1129 genome:
- a CDS encoding PhzF family phenazine biosynthesis protein, giving the protein MSHPFHIVDVFARERYTGNQLAVVTSANDLHENEMQAIAAEMDYSETTFVTGEPSDGAWPVRIFTPAAEVPFAGHPTLGTAQVIRDHLAEGQPETVTLDLPVGEVPVEVRGRDGRETLWMTQQSPEFGEQLAHADLAAVLGLPADRLDHDWPVAIVSTGLPTIVVPVADRDALEAIELDRDAYDAVTGDREAKNVLAVSRDPRSDDNDLAVRVFAPFYDVLEDPATGSSNGCLAAYLARHEMLGSPAVDARVEQGYEMGRPSLLHLSTAGSGEDITVRVGGSVVPVARGDLL; this is encoded by the coding sequence ATGTCCCATCCGTTCCACATCGTCGACGTGTTCGCGCGGGAGCGATACACCGGGAACCAGCTCGCTGTCGTGACCAGCGCTAACGACCTGCACGAAAACGAGATGCAGGCCATCGCCGCCGAGATGGACTACTCGGAGACGACGTTCGTCACCGGGGAGCCAAGCGATGGCGCGTGGCCGGTTCGTATCTTCACTCCCGCGGCCGAGGTCCCCTTCGCCGGCCACCCCACCCTCGGGACCGCACAGGTCATCCGGGACCATCTGGCCGAGGGGCAACCGGAGACGGTGACGCTGGACCTGCCTGTCGGCGAAGTCCCGGTCGAAGTACGAGGGCGCGACGGTCGCGAAACCCTATGGATGACACAGCAGTCCCCCGAGTTCGGCGAACAGTTGGCCCACGCGGACCTTGCCGCCGTACTCGGCCTGCCGGCTGACCGACTGGATCACGATTGGCCGGTGGCAATCGTCTCGACAGGACTGCCGACAATCGTCGTCCCGGTGGCCGACCGCGACGCGCTGGAAGCCATCGAGTTGGACCGCGACGCCTACGACGCCGTCACCGGCGACCGAGAGGCCAAGAACGTTCTTGCCGTCTCCCGGGACCCGCGAAGCGACGACAACGACCTCGCAGTCCGCGTGTTCGCGCCGTTCTACGATGTTCTGGAAGACCCGGCGACCGGCTCCTCGAACGGCTGTCTGGCGGCGTATCTCGCCCGCCACGAGATGCTCGGGAGCCCCGCCGTCGATGCGCGCGTCGAACAGGGATACGAGATGGGGCGGCCGTCGCTGTTGCACCTCTCGACGGCCGGCAGCGGCGAGGACATCACCGTCCGGGTCGGCGGCAGCGTCGTGCCCGTCGCCCGCGGCGACCTGCTGTAG
- a CDS encoding VOC family protein, with protein MDLAHTAICVSDLDRAIEFYDALGFEETNRFTLDGVENVYLGRDGDGDLQLRYDPDRTTPVAPNRADVDHIAFTVENVEETFETAIDAGAAPVLEPTEIDAADAFAAFVEDPEGYTLEFYRWL; from the coding sequence ATGGACCTCGCACACACCGCGATTTGCGTCTCGGACCTCGACCGCGCGATAGAGTTCTACGACGCGCTGGGCTTCGAGGAGACCAACCGTTTCACGCTCGACGGCGTCGAGAACGTCTACCTCGGCCGGGACGGCGATGGCGACCTGCAACTGCGCTACGACCCCGACCGAACCACCCCGGTCGCGCCGAACCGCGCCGACGTGGACCATATCGCGTTCACCGTCGAGAACGTCGAGGAAACCTTCGAGACGGCCATCGACGCCGGCGCTGCGCCGGTGCTCGAACCGACGGAAATCGACGCCGCCGACGCCTTCGCCGCCTTCGTCGAGGACCCCGAAGGGTACACGCTGGAGTTCTACCGCTGGCTCTGA